The following are encoded together in the Nitrososphaerota archaeon genome:
- a CDS encoding DUF429 domain-containing protein: MKVIGIDLAGTENRPTGFCIMDDKMNVITKILYKDREIIKNILKENPKIVAIDAPLSLPKGRKSLKQKSNIHLRECDRELLRNKIKFFPITLGPMRKLTERGIRLKKILNKKGFEVIEVYPGGAQDLLKIPRKSKSIEGLRKGLEKLGIKGLLENMTDHELDAVTSAFTAKLYLEKKYIAYGDNDEGVIIMPKL, translated from the coding sequence ATGAAGGTTATTGGAATAGACCTTGCAGGAACAGAGAATAGGCCTACAGGATTTTGTATAATGGATGATAAAATGAATGTAATAACGAAAATACTTTATAAAGATAGAGAAATTATTAAAAACATTCTAAAAGAAAATCCTAAAATTGTTGCAATAGATGCTCCATTAAGTCTTCCAAAAGGTAGAAAATCATTAAAACAAAAATCTAATATACATTTAAGAGAATGCGATAGAGAATTATTAAGAAATAAGATTAAGTTTTTTCCAATTACTTTAGGACCAATGCGAAAACTTACTGAGAGGGGAATAAGATTAAAAAAAATATTAAATAAAAAAGGTTTTGAAGTAATAGAAGTATATCCAGGTGGAGCGCAAGATTTATTAAAAATACCTAGAAAAAGTAAAAGCATAGAAGGACTTAGAAAAGGATTAGAGAAACTTGGAATAAAAGGATTATTAGAAAATATGACAGATCATGAGTTAGATGCTGTTACTTCAGCTTTTACAGCAAAACTTTACCTTGAAAAAAAATATATCGCTTATGGAGATAATGATGAGGGAGTTATTATAATGCCAAAATTATGA